In Tenebrio molitor chromosome 1, icTenMoli1.1, whole genome shotgun sequence, the sequence tgagaattttaaatcatttggaagtgggtgttttcgctcgggcggtaCAAATTAGAGGCCGCACTTCGAAGTTGCTGCATTTTGAACAGGGTTTATTTTGGACAATCAgcttaaaaaattttcaaacagatTGGTataatttgtgatttaaaaagggttaatacagggtcattataaattattgtcccatcatagttggcgttgaaaacccacacaaattttggatgtgccaccagactcgcaacgttagacaaactaccgtgtaagcaacaattaggtactgtttgagttggcaataaattctggtgacttttggtgacttttatgtcatgttacaacgagaaaaccattttattaatagaaGATTAcgaaaaccaagacgtttaaatttgaaatgcatGCCAGATGTCAACAATGTCATTagaacaaaccgaaataggtacaattcacagtcttgaaaatttcatgcaaaattttgtattgccaactgaaacagttattgttgctcacccggtaggtagacagatttccactaccgccaccATCGaagatactagtctcactcatgtgaggcttgcggcacattcaactacgtcaccaacgcctactgcgatggaacaataatttataatgaccctgtagtaCATTACATACCGAGGCGGAAGGAttccattcctgtcgagagaacTATAGTTTACCGAGAGTCTCGCCTCGAGGTGAACTAGTTCTCGAGACACAGGAATGGTACTCTAGTTTCGCCGAGGTTtaggtttgtatactattttattcacaatcaatcatttaataaaacataataataaaaaataaataaaaacctacCTATCGTTTATTTCGGCAAAATATTAACACTTTGTAGGCGCGCacgattgaaattttattaaattttagttcataaaattcacaccaaattgacatttgctcagattttttaacaaacacaATGTTGATAGTGAAATAGTGTGTACCTTCCCCAGAATTGCAGGAATCCGCACACAAATTAACACTCAAATATCTTATCTGAGAAAGGCAAACTACCATACCAAAAAAACATACAGAGATTTTCGCGATTGGTGCGACAGTGGTGCCCCCACAGATCAGTTATGGGTTTCATTACTGACCGATTACGACTCATTACTGACTCCTTTTTTCACAATTACTCACCGGTTGAAGTGTACGCGTGTAATCGCTCACTTTTCAACGTTTAAGGGGTTCGAAAAGCTGTACTTACGTTACTACCGATTGTgaataatagtaatttacgAAATAAGTGAGAGACGTCATTTTTCGCGCATGagcgcgaatgtgccgaatactTCTTCTCGCATCgaggttcgtacaatattttttgagacgaacattatgtctgatttgtcGTATACCCTTTGTAAGTAGGATGGCGCTTGccaaagtgtcaatcgaattaatgtgatttattttcactcttttgaaattttcatcgtcCAAATAGGAGAAAtggcgttttgtaaaccaAAGTTTATTACTAtgaagtcaaattattttcagaacgctcaaaaaggcgaatgctttttggatgattttgaagcagaAGGGCGCGAAATCggactagtgcttcaaaattatCCAAAAACCACTCGCACTAGTGTACGAAATCGacgttcgcgcactagtgcttcaaaatcgcCTGCGACCGCATAATAGTGCGCGAAcatcgatttcgcgcactattATGCGGCcgcaaaatgtcattttgaaaatagtgagttcaaaaaatagtattacGGTACCTATTTTGTCAAAAGGAACCCGTGTGCGCTTAATCGGAACGTGGCAAAGTGATCATGATATCGTTTATCGCTCAAACTGTGGGTACGAATGTTAAGAACTGGGTAAGGTGCTATGAACAAGACGGTGAAAGAGATCTTTGTGATGATCGCTGCAAAACTGCAAGAAGAAGGAAAACAACTCTACAGCATGACAATGTTATGATAGATGCTATTTTGGAAGAACCATTTCAGAATGCGAAAAATGTACTACGAAACCTTACACTTCCGATGCATGTTTAAAACCAGGGAGAAAAGAAGCGCTCTCTGTAATAGGACCGTGACCGTGGGTCACCCCACTAGACTCCAAGAGTTTTGGAAGTCCGTTATATGGACTCTTCCTCTGAAAATGAGGGGCGTCTGGTATGGCGACTTCTTATCACTCGATTCAATCACTTTGGAATTCTGGAATGGCGTTCATAAGATCACGGAGATCTATTTCTTACCATTTGTCCGAGCAGTAGACCCACCGGAGTAAATGCCCATCGTCAAGCTTGTGCAAGACAATTGCAGTGTTCACACTTCACAGGTAACAAGGAAATGGTTCCAAGAGCATCCTGAATTCGAGTTGATACCATGGCCGGGTAAATCGCCAGACCTCAATCTTATCGAGAATGTTTGGGTGGAAGCTTGGACACCGCAATTAGAGAGGAATCGAGGGCAACTTGGTGTACTTGTTAGGAAAATACTGCAATAATTCTGTATCATCCTTTATTGCTCTGGCCAATTACGTTCTCGATCGGTTTTAAAAGTTGTATGTGTGTGTGGATACTGTTCATTTCTTGTTTTCTAAGAGTAATAAAgaaattcattatttttttaccagTTCACCGATGAGATAAGGTTGCCATTATTGCGGATACTGTAGATCAAGTAATTATGTATTTGCAATAGGGTAGTTCTGTTCACAAAGGGAAATTTTCAGCTCCGTCAAGAAGTTGACGTATTATCTTTAATTTGTCTGACTGTAACATCATGTGAGTCCCTTTCTGTTGACCCACTGACACTGTAGACTGCAAATGCTTCAGGTGTGATCCTCCCCATCCATTGGTTTTATTcttcgttttataaaacatctTGGCAGATCTACTTTTCGTCACTTGGTTTCTTGAGAATAGGTCAAATCATATAAGTTTACAACAAAAGATAGGTAACAATAGATGGaacaatttctttgtttttgcatttgtcaTTTCGTTCTCTTTCTAcactgtaaatattttctttcccGTTGCTTGTCGTTTTTCTGCCCATATCTGTTTTCGCACAAGGACATCATCGTCATCTTTGTAGTGGCAACCCCCTCCccaattttttgcaaatttgagtatattatcaaaatttatgGGCACGTACTTACCATGTACGATAACACTTCCCGACATGATTTTTCTAACTGACCCAACTATGAGATTTTCTTATACCTTTCATTTATTAGGACTATATGACACCCGATTTCCATATTCCATCACGTCACGTTTGCGAACTAGACACctatgaacattttttatgtactcgtgtataataatatattcattgtaaattaatttctcTTACAAGCATGAAGAGTACACTAGAAGGTGCAAAATTAAGTAGGCTTAAGTTGTGTTTGGCATATGTACCAGGGGATATGCTATCCCGCTATGATGGGTGATTTTTGTTGGGTTCTTCAAAAAGAAGATAATAGCCcgcataaaagaaaaaaaaattgttttgtattGGATTGTACTGGTACTTAATCGTCCTTAGTCTGTTAAcaatttgcaatacaattatcattggtttttaagtttttttactgttttaataaaaataacattaatgcATATGGGTTGTCACATGTTATTCCTAACTCGGAATCTAGACGTGCTAGAATAAATCTGTTGACGTTTATAGAATCAACAGACCCTAATTACCCCAGATTAGGTGTTTTCACTgcagttataaaaaaaaaaaatcaaaaatgtcgGGTAGTGTAATTAGACCGATGAAATTCCAATTTATGTAACATCGAAATTTCTACAAAACATTctttaataagaaaatgataaCGTGGACGAATTTCTGTCAACCAAGAAATTCAAATATCAACAAATCGAAgcaacaaattgaaaacacaTCTTATCGCAAGGTCGCATTATTCACTGAAATATTCGGCAATTATTGTTACCATACAAATAGGCAAtgcataaattttaaatgaactgATTATCTTAACTTTTTAAGGTttctttcactttttttttgtcttcaaACAGAgttatttgttgttgttttattcATTATCCGGAACAACTCTGGCTGCTTCTGTTTggtatatttttgttttccattAAAGCAAAAATTAAGATTTGTTTTCGTCATTAtctctttttcattttatcgTATACCTActtcaatgttttttttgttttacggTACGCTATGAGAAATTCGCACACCTacccaacaaaaacaaaaaaaaaacaattagatCAAAGTCACAACaagaaaaattgcattttttttctctacacTTATTACAACGTCTAATACAAGAGAATTCTTTTTTACCACTTTTTGTTACCATTATTTTAAAGACAATTCCACTcagaaaatttcaaccaatcagcttgtagtattttgaatcattggaccaattaggaacgaattacaccgataatttagcatggtcctaaaattatcgaaaaattatcgctgtaatcatCTCCACCTTccaaaaattatcgctgtaattttctcctccttcctcgaattttgataaactcatttttggtccacagcaaaatttttgttgttttcaactacGTTAACTAACTAACGCCTTGAATACGCATAAGAATacgtataaattaaaaaaaatgtgtaaaatttgaaaatgaaattttccttcgtggaattgtcatgccgaatacaactcggtggtacgaaattgcgggaaatttttctcctcattttactcgtatttgtttcttagacAATTTCCACTCGTTCGCTATGCTCACTTGTGGAAATTGTCGTCGAAACAAATACTTGTATAatgagatcgaaaatttccggcaatttcgtactCTCTCGTTGTATTACTAATGATAATTTCATTCTACAAAAGGCATAAAGGTCACTTTCACGCAAACTgctgaaaaaaatttgcttggAAAGTTTGTCCATCAATATTTCTTGTCTACAGTCTGGTAATATGGAATAAAAGTTTGTGGGCAAGattgttaataaaaacatttcaaaagtttaagcCGACTGATGTAAAActgatttttctaattttgacatataaagtgacacttttcaaaattaattgacgtttggaaacgtcacacttttcgtaactggttacgaaaagtaaaatctttcctaactggttaggaaatagtatattatataccaaggtggagaagttcatgattatagccagagcgccaagattagagcccgaggcgcgccgagggttgtaaggcgcgaaggctataagggacttctccactgtggtttatatacaatttttttcactactagatacgttaaaaccctttttgataataattattaatcaaattattttgtcggatgcgacgggtccgagttgtcatttcttgacagttggtatgaaaatcgtctacgttaaccaatgaaatagacgacaatctttcgttgctaggtgacggttgttccattattcaccactggttaataatgaaaaattatttacctgtcactgggccaacgtagaaaaacgaaacttctcaGTGTTCTATGACAACCGATAAAGCTAGACTTTAtcactagtagtgaaaaaaatttattgtatcatcaatttgacactgtcatattttttgtttttaagcaaaataaccgtgcctacttacctacttgatattttaacacaatgataatttattattaatgaaattcattacttcgtttaaagttcgaagaaacttttttttttgtcaaaattagaaaaaatcttgtatgtaacacgttaggaaatgcaattttgtgtaactcgtgtgattttcCGGAATCTCCCGCAAATATTtcactcgttacacaaaataacgcatttcctaactggttacataaatagctattgtcTATCGCGATAACTGGCAGTCCAACAAAATTATCTTTTAATCCATCGTTTTCATTATTAAGGAATTAACATTCTCGGAACTCACATTCATATTAACTCCTCTATTGTCTAAGTGGAAGTCGTAAATTGAAATCCTAGTTgcacaattttcaatttaattaagttgtTTTCTTTTGTCCCATCCGCAATGAAAAAGATTAACTATAATACACTTTTTTATGATACTTAATTAAGTTGGAATATTGGATGATCTGACTGATTTTGTACATTCCAGCCTGAAATTAGCCAGTACGCTGCGGAACTACTTCCGGTACTCTTCGAGTACTTGGGGCAAGTTTACGCGCAaatggaaaaagaaaaatcggAATCTGCCAGTCTGGACCGCTTGTTTTACGCTTTGGAAACGTTTTGCGAGAATCTCGACGAAGGACTGATGCCGTACCTTCCCACATTGATGGACCGCCTGTTCGTCGCACTAGATCCGAACGGGTGGTCAATGCAACTGAAGAGAATCGCCTTGAGCACGCTCGGCTCAGCCGCGAGCGCCGTCAAGGAGGGTCTGTTTCCGTACTTCCAAAAAATCATCGAACTCCTCAACTTGTACATCAATGCAGACCCCAACTCAGAAATCCATCAACTTCAGAGTTACGCCATCGGTAGAGAATGCCCTTCACAACTTTTAAAACTGTCAGTAATTGATTGTCGCCGTTGCAGAGGCTTTAGCTGTGATCGCACAATTTATCGGAGTGGACAATTTCAAACCGTTGGCGGCGGAATCCCTACAACTTGGTTTGAGGATTCTGCAGGGCACGGACGATCCGGATGTCAGAAAGAGCGTATACGCGCTGTTTGCGGCGCTGGCAATCGTCATGAAAGAAGAGATCAGTCCGGTTTTGCCAAAAATAGTCGAGCAAATGATCAATAGCATACAAAGCAGTGAAGGAATTGTGGTAAGTGTGTTGGTTTCATTTGATGGTTGAATTTAATTGAAGGTGTCGTAGACTCATTACGAAGAGGACGAGAAGGAAGAATTAGATGTTTACGGTGAGTTGTCCGACGACGATGAAGACGAAGAGGAGGATATCGATGTAGCGTCTTCGAGCAGTGCCGACTCGACGCATTGTCGATATTCGGTTGAGAATTCGTACAATGAAGAGAAGGAACAGGCGTGTTTGGCGTTGAGGGAAATCTGCATCAACACAGGGTAATATCTTAGGGATGATCGATCGAACAGTTGCACAAAAAgcgatacaaaaattaaacacataacctcaaacttagaaaaacataacctaatttaacagacagctttattaccaaattaaatgcaaatctTCGATGGCCTCTCATtgtgccaaaacaacgtgaatgcattttataaaatcatcAGATTATTAGTTGACTATTGCAAACATTATGTGTTCTAATTCagtcaaaagtgaaaattttgtaGATGGTGGTTGACTCGGTCTAACTTTGCCCTTTGTAATTAGGAGCTCCTTTCTACCCTACATAGAAAAGAGTTTCGAGGAGATCTTCAAGTTGATAAACTACCCCCAAGACGACATCCGCAAGGCTTCCGTCGACGCCCTGCTCCAGTTTTGCATCGCCCTCCATAAAATGAACTCGAACGAAACGAAACAAGCTCTCTACAAAGCCCTCCAAATGTTTGTGCCCAAGTGCGCCGAACTGATCAGATCCGACGAGGAGAGAGGTGTCGTGATGTGTTGTTTGGACGCTTACGCTTCCCTATTGGACGAAGTGAAAGGTGACGTTCTCGTAGGAGAGGGCCACCGAGAGGCCATAATGAACTGCGTCATAGACGTCCTGACGCTGAAGGTACGTCGAGTTCGGTCCGCGACGCCATTCTTAATAGGGCTCCGTGCTTTCAGACCATGTGTCAGGACACCGACCTGGACGCCGCTTCCGAAACCAACGACGACGACGCCGAAGCGGAGCACGACGAACTGTTGCTGGAATCTGCCGGAGATGTCATTCCAAAATTTGCAGCGGCGATCACTCCAGACGATTTCGTCCTCTACTTTCCGAATATACTCCAGCTGATGACCCAGAGAACTGTAATTGCGACTCGTTCGCCACGCCTTCTCGCTAACGCCGTGATTTCAGAAAAAGCAGCACAGCATCAGCCAGAGGTCGTTCGCTTTCGGGACTCTGGCGGAGTGCATGAAGTGTCTGGACGTGTACGTGGAGAAGTTTCTGCCGCACCTGGTGCAGTTGTGGTTGGCCGGCGCGAAGGACGCGGCCGACGAGGTGCGAAACAACGCCATCTTCGGACTAGGCGAGATGATTCTGCACGGCAAGAGCGCCATATTTCCGTATCCTTTCAAAAGTGGAAATCAAATCGATTGAATTTCTGTTTCGTCACAAGTTCGTTGTGGTTTTTCTTAATTGTCAGTCTTTATCAAGATATTCTGCAGGCTCTGTCGGCCTCGGTGGCCAAAGAATCTCACGCCGGCACTCTGGACAACATCTGCGGGGCTTTGGCTAAGATGATAATCGTGAATTCTGCTGGCATACCCCTCGAACAGGTAATGCAAATTCTGAAGTGAAGTCTCTCTTACGAAGGGAACTACCGTTTTGTCCGCGTGATTTATTGGGGGATATCTCATTTGACATTTTCAGGTGTTCCCCGCTTTCTTGCAACGTCTGCCGTTGAGAGACGACTTCCAAGAGAACGAAGCGGTCGTCGAGTGTTTTTGCAGTCTCTAccgcgaaggaaacgccattTTCAGGCAGCATTTATCCGATGTAATCAAAATTATCGTGCAAGTTTATCACAAAAAGCAGTATCCCAATGATGGTGAGTGCTCGCGAAGATTATTATATTCccagtttaatttttatttttccagaaACGAAAACCAAATTAGTGGAactcattaaaataattaatagggATTTCAGTGAAGAATTTGGGAATACCGTGTCTTCCTTAGGACCAGAAGTAACTAATTCTTTACAGAATTTATTTACTGCATCTTAGGAGCGCAAATAAAATGAAGCGACGCGATTTTGTGTCGGGGTTGGTTGAAGTTAACTCTTGTCCTAAAACTGATAAGATTGACCGTTAAAAATTGTGCAATTGTGACTGATCCAAGGAGCACAGGTCGTTCTAGTTGAATTACTTTTTGCTAGGACAAGGGTTAATGTCGTTTTGTTATATTATTATAGCTCttgtttgattatttattgtacCTATTATCAACTATACTACGCTACATCTAAAgagttaaataattattgtttttaataaaatgaaccGCTTTGATTTCTTTAAAACGTTGTTTTTTCTCCTTTCTTTAATTTCCAAGTTTGGCATGATTTGTGTTTTCATGGAATAAtgcaataacaaaaaaatcgcataatcaaattttttttagacgCAAGGTTAACGCTAATTATTAttggtgaaaaaaattgtataatcTAGTTCTTTAAggaatgttaatttttgtttaaagtcGATGAGGCTTAAGCTGTAGAAGATGTCATTCCTATTTATGGATACCTATCATTTTATCTAACGTaatcttaaaaattaattttcaaatctgTTATCGCCTATAATCATTCACTTAAAATTGAAAGCAAAGTAGATGTCTCAGATGAGCTAGAACATTTTGAGTGATGGACGCGCTAGAACTTGTGGCGAAAGTAAGTGGCAACAAGTCTAACGTCGCTAATGTGAAGTTAACAGTATGGTGAACaaagttttatatttaaaGTTTATTATAAACTATGTGCAATGGAGGTGCAAATATTAGGTGAGTACTAAATCTATTGTTATACGTAGATATTAttagataataaaatttatatcaAAACGGTTCAGCATTCAAGAAAGAAATTGCAGCACAGTTTTTTGCTGGCATGagaaaaaattgctttttagaatttttttctagaatCTAGAATACCATTCACGAAATTATCGGGTCATTTAAGTAAATTATTCTTAggcccgtattcaccaacgccaattaaagttaactgtaggttaaaatatacgaaaacattgttataacaataggtaactaaagtaacgaagtattttaacctacagttaacgttaactggcgttggtgaatacggccgtTAGTAAGTTTGATCCGTTATTTTGATTTGCCGGCGTTACcgcgtgtacaaaattttgtttgtggaACGTAaccaatttaaataatacactgtgtatattacaaaaaaaagttgtctTACTTGTTGTTGCCAAAGTTCTATGGAAGACATCTGTTACATGCTCTTGAAATGAATTTTTATGTATAGtcaaaattttgagaaaactTTCCTTGATACCAAATTATCCACTCCACATTGATTCAATTGGATTTAGGTCTGAATTACAAATTGACTAATTCCTTATGGGGACAGCGATTGTTTATAGATAATCCTCTACAAGGTTGATAATCTGTGAATGTGAATTATGTGGGATTATGAGAAAACCGTCTACTATAAATGAAGAATGTGCTTATATAAAACAATAACATTTCTTGTTAATATTTGTCGGTTTGTGTTTCACAGTAGCTTGCGTAAATATGGCTTAATATATCAGGGGTTCCCAAACATTTTATACTGAAGGAGCTCTTGCACAAGGAAAATGCATGCTGAAGTCCTCATAAAAATGTGTAGATGTTGTTAAATTTTCGGTGCAATGAAGGTAATCTACACATTAAACACTCTTCGTTACCgatataaattgaatttaatacAAGGTGACTAcaaatgtttgtaattttttctgttCTGAGTTGGCAACAtattttaagttttatgtTAGCATATCCGTATccgatatttaaataattttaaaatggtttttacaacTGGGCACAATTCACTTACTGTAATGGATTATTTTGGAAGCAGattgcaaaatgaaaatttattcacGTTAGTAAAACTTGTTTTGACCATTCTTTTGTAAAAGCTTATTTACAATGATTGTCGATTAGTTAAAATAAcacaaaatttccaaagtCCTCTAAAAGATAGGTAAATGCAGTaccacaattaattttatcagatggtgtaaaacatttttatgccCTCCTTCCGTAGAATTATGAAAGGTAAAAGCAAATAAAACTAAATAGATCGTAATCATGTTTTATCAGGAAGACCCTCAGAGTATTAAGTCTTGTTATTAATGTATGACTAAGTCTCGTATATTTGCTGAATAGGTATCGTTGTCCACACAAAAAGTTCGAGAGGGTTTATCTCTGATGTGTTCAATATTAACAAgtgaatttcatttttctaaGCGATTAAAACATTAGATTTTGTAACTTTCAAGCTACTGTATTTTTACTcctaatagaaatattgactaaaatcataaatcacaccaacaaagaaacagtTTACAATCAACTTACAGGTAAGAAACCGGTCATTTTTGCCCGTTGGGTGTCACCAAATATTTGGCTGGGTTATTTAACATCCCACCATAAATTGCCGGATGGGGTGCTTCAAGATCTGTTTCTTTATTcgtgtgatttatgattttacttagtcaatatttctattctactatacaacgtgtaacagaaataagtacatacatgaattttaactggtaataaaactcatcaagagcaacaatttttctaaatattttttttttgtaaacgttcttgttaatgagttaaaattgtttcaaattttttacaaatttcgcTACCCGCCACTGGAGAGCATACTACCTGGACATGATCGCTGTGCTTAGAAGGTTTACGTAAACGGCTGAAcggctcgttaatttatgggggggggggggaatgttttaaaaaattgccgatTTGGAAAAAGTGGTAcacgcgagcaataaattttggtcgtcaaggtcattctttgacgcaatcgaaaatgctccattgtaaaacagtcctaaatatcataacctatcatcatgttgtatgacattaattgtcatttatttctcAATTCTTTGACActgttgacgtgggcataatcaggcagggaaattttttaaatttgcgacaatctaaccaaattttgaaatgacattgacgaccaaaatttattgctcgcgacagtacatactacatagaaaaattgttcatcaTGACGAGTTCTgttactggttaaaattaatgtacttatttctgttacacgttgtatatgAAGATCCCAAAAAGTTTCCTTTATATCACTTTTTTACACggatgtattaaaaa encodes:
- the LOC138122818 gene encoding importin-4-like; the encoded protein is MEEILAKLLVANSSVIQQGTIELKEAFKKPEAIPALCEVIVSSSNSQIRQSAAVLLRRKLGKKRQWTKLNVETRNRIKQGMLQALVNEQEKLVKNAIAQFLGILGKHEFPDNTWPEVLQFVHTLCSSDHIFDRELGMYTLSIMTEISQGSYINHADAFAILFANILNTLPELNSNLAYYTVVTMNNLVSVIAGHQQMVNVYHSLLPRILEIINAFAQEDEKRACELFEILEELIEYAVAVVVPHVRLIVDMCLRIGSDNSMPTTVQIKAISVVGWLIRSKGKVIQKNKLVEPIINVLIQLMAQQPDDDVNEEYFLGDPDQFTSITIATQTLDLIALHIPSEKVVPYLLTRVEPAIQGNDIYAQKAAYLSLAVLAEGCSERIRHKYLEPFLKCVCNAIHNPNAVVRNAAFFALGQFAEHLQPEISQYAAELLPVLFEYLGQVYAQMEKEKSESASLDRLFYALETFCENLDEGLMPYLPTLMDRLFVALDPNGWSMQLKRIALSTLGSAASAVKEGLFPYFQKIIELLNLYINADPNSEIHQLQSYAIEALAVIAQFIGVDNFKPLAAESLQLGLRILQGTDDPDVRKSVYALFAALAIVMKEEISPVLPKIVEQMINSIQSSEGIVTHYEEDEKEELDVYGELSDDDEDEEEDIDVASSSSADSTHCRYSVENSYNEEKEQACLALREICINTGSSFLPYIEKSFEEIFKLINYPQDDIRKASVDALLQFCIALHKMNSNETKQALYKALQMFVPKCAELIRSDEERGVVMCCLDAYASLLDEVKGDVLVGEGHREAIMNCVIDVLTLKTMCQDTDLDAASETNDDDAEAEHDELLLESAGDVIPKFAAAITPDDFVLYFPNILQLMTQRTKKQHSISQRSFAFGTLAECMKCLDVYVEKFLPHLVQLWLAGAKDAADEVRNNAIFGLGEMILHGKSAIFPLYQDILQALSASVAKESHAGTLDNICGALAKMIIVNSAGIPLEQVFPAFLQRLPLRDDFQENEAVVECFCSLYREGNAIFRQHLSDVIKIIVQVYHKKQYPNDETKTKLVELIKIINRDFSEEFGNTVSSLGPEVTNSLQNLFTAS